Genomic DNA from Amycolatopsis alba DSM 44262:
CACCGCGCCCGCGGCCAGGCCGGACGCGCGCAGTGCCTCGCCGATGCCAGGGATCGGGCGGTCGAGGACACCGGCCGTCGCGTCGGGCGTGCGGTCGCGCGGGGAGACCCCGGTGCCGCCGACGGTGATCACCAGGTCGGCGCCGCCGATCACCGCGGTGTTGAGCGCGTTGCGGATCGCGGCCGTCTCGGCCTCGACCACGACGACACCGTCGACGATGAACCCCGCCTCTTCGAGCAGCTCCGTGACCAGCGGTCCCGTGTTGTCCTCGTGTTCGCCGTGGGCGACCCTGTCGTCCACGATGACCACCAGTGCGCGGCCCAGCCGTTGTGCGCTCCGTTCCATAGGCACACCGTATCCGGTTTCGGGTGATCTTCGCTCCCGTGGTGCCGCGGGACACCAGGCACGGCGCAGTTGTGACGATTCTCTGACATGAGCTGCCGATCCGGGGCAGGCGGCGAGGATCGCCCCTAGCGTCGGGAAGGTGCGAACACTGGTAACCGGCGGGGCCGGGTTCATCGGCTCCCACATCGCCGATCTGCTGTCCGATCAGGGTCACGAGGTCGTCGTCCTCGACAACCTCCTGCGCACCGCCCACGGTTCGCCGCGCCCGCCCGGATACACCGGGCGCCACCGGTTCCTGCGTGGCGACGTCACCGACGCCGAACTGGTCGCCGAACTGCTGGACGGGGTCGACGCGGTCTGCCACCAGGCCGCCGTCGTCGGCCACGGCGTCGATCCGTCCGACGCGCCGTCGTACGCGCTGAACAACGACTACGGGACCGCGGTGCTGCTCGCCGCGATGCACCGGGCCAGGGTCCGGAAGCTGGTGCTCGCCTCGTCGATGGTCGTCTACGGCGAAGGCCGCTACGAATGCCCCATCCACGGGCTCGTCCCGCCGTCGCCGCGGAAACAGTCCGATGTGGACGCCGGATGCTTCGAGCCCACGTGCCCGGCTTGCGGCGCCGAACTCGACTGGAGGCTGGTCCCCGAGGGCGCGCCGCTTCAGCCGCGAAGCACCTACGCGGCCACCAAGCTCGCGCAGGAGCATCTGGCGGCGGCGTGGGCGCGACAGACGGGCGGGACGGTCTGGGCCATGCGATACCACAACGTGTACGGGCCCCGGATGCCGCAGAACACCCCGTACGCGGGCGTCGCGTCGCTGTTCCGGTCCTCGCTGCTGCGCGGCGAGGCGCCGACAGTGCTGGAGGACGGCAGGCAGCAGCGCGACTTCGTGCACGTCCACGACGTCGCGAGGGCGAACGTCCTTGCCCTGACCACCGACGGCCCCGAAGGCGACCTGACCCCGCTCAACATCTGTTCCGGGCAACCGCACTCCGTCGGCGAGCTCGCCGTGGAACTCGCGAAGGCCTGTGACGGCCCGGCTCCGAGGATCACCGGCGGCGCGCGTCCCGCCGACGTCCGGCACGTCGTCGCCGACCCCGCCCGCGCCGAACGGCTGCTCGGCTTCACCGCGCGAACCGGTTTCGCCGAGGGCATCGCCGGGTTCGCCACCGCTGAGCTGCGGGAACCGGTCGCTTCCTGAAACCGGGAACAGACCGCGCCCCCGCCCGGTTGTCGTTCCCGGCAGAGGAATCGACTTTTTTGGGGGTTTTGGTGGGCATCACCGTCGGAGACATCGAGATCGAAGCGCTCGGGGACGGCCTGATCCGGCTGCCGCTCGCGTTCTTCCCCGGTCTCGACCCCGAAGCCCACCCGGATGTCTTCGACGAGGACGGCACCGTGCACGTCCCGACCGGCGCGTACCTGATCCGCGGCAACGGCCGCACGATCCTCGTCGACACCGGTCTCGGCCCGCGCGAGTTCGCCTTCCCCAAGGGAATGACGCCCGCCAAGGGCGACCCGACCCCGCCGATGGGCACGGGCGGTGACCTCGCGGCCGCGCTGGACAAGGCGGGCTGCCCGATCGACGAGATCGACACCGTCTTCCTCACCCACCTGCACAACGACCACATCGGCTGGATCGCGCCCGAAGGCGACCTGACCTTCCCTGGTGCTCAGGTCGTCTTCGGGCAGCTCGACTGGGAAGCCCTGATCGAGCCCGCCGGGACGGGCGATTGGCCTCGCGTCGGCATGGAGACCGCGCGCGGCGCGGGCCTGACCGAGGCGATCAGCGGCGACGACGTCGAGATCGCGCCGGGCATCGTGGCGCGGCACGCCCCCGGCCACACGCCGGGCCACTACGTCCTCGACATCACCGCGGACGACGAACGCCTGCTGCTGCTCGGCGACGTGCTGCACATGCCCGCGCAGCTGACGGACACGCGGGTGGGTTTCCTCGGCGACATCGACCCGGATCTCGCGCTCCGCACCCGGCTGCGTTTTCTCGCCGAAGCCGAAGAGACCGGCGCGATCATCGCGCCGGCCCACTTCCCGGACATGGGTTTCCTGCGGCTGTGACTACTTGCCGCAGAGCACCTTGTCGGTGAGCATCCCGTCCGCCGCGTAGTACGCCTTTCCCAGGTCCGCGTCGGAGTCGCCGTAGGTCATGGACAGCTCGTAGGTCCTGCTGCCGTCCGGGGTGCTGGCCATCAGTGTCCCGTAGCCGTGGAAACCGCCCATGCCCTTCAAGACGGTGCCGCAGCTCGTTTCCTGGACGTACAGCCCGAGACCGTAGGCGCCCTTCGGGTGCGGCTTGCGCATTTCGGCGAGCAGCGGGGCGGGCAGGAGCTTTCCGCCCAGCAGCGCGGAGAAGAACGTGTGGAGGTCCTCGGTGGTCGAGATCAGGTCACCGGCGCTGGACGCCCAGGACGGGTTCTGCCGGGTGATGTCGACCGTCTTCCACTGTCCGGCCACCTCATACCGGTAGTAGCCGTGGGCGTGCGGCCCGGAGATGCCCGGTCGTGTGCCCGGCGCCTCGGTTTCCCACAGTTTGAGCGGCTTCAAGATCCGCCGGTCGATCTCTTCGCCGTAGGAACGTCCGGTGACCTTCTTGATCAGCAGCCCGGCCAGGACGTAGTTGATGTTCGTGTAGGACCAGTCCGTTCCCGGCGCGAACAGCGGCGGCAGCGCGAGGCCGAACCGCACCAGCTCCTCCGGCCGGTAGGTGTGGAACCGGTTGTCCAGGAATTCCTGACCGCCCAAGGGGATCGAGCCGGTGTAGTCGGCGATCCCGCTGGTGTGCTGCAGCAGCATCCGCACGGTGATCCGCGGGTCGAGGCCGAACTCGGGCAGGTAGCCGGTCACGGGGGAGTCCAGGCCCAGCCTGCCTTCCCCGACGAGCTGCAGCACGACGGTGGACACGAAGGTCTTGGTGTTGCTGCCGATCCGGAACCGCCCGTTCGTCGGCGGCTTCGCGGCCGAGCCCAGTTCACGCACCCCGGCGCTGCCGGTCCACTCGCCCCGCCGGTCGTGCACGCGCAGTTGTGCCCCGGCGAATCCGGAAGCGGCGATCTCCTGGACCATCGCCCGCAGGTCCGGGCGGTCCTGTCCGTCGGCGGCGGCCACTCCGGGCAGGGCCACCCCGGCCAGCAACGCGGCCGCCAAGGCGGTGACCCCCGCCCGCCGGAACATCTTCTTGGCTGTGCTCGCTGAAGTCGTCATGGGAGCAACGATCGCGATCCCCGCTGACACAGCGGTGACACGGCACTGACACGGTCAGGGCATCGCCAACGGCAGCCGGACCTCGAACCGGCAGCCAGGACCGTGGTTGCGGACGCCGATCCGGCCGCGATGGGCCTCGACAAGGCCTTTCGCGATCGCCAGGCCGAGTCCGCCGCCGCTCGCCAAACCGCCTCGTTCGGGTGTCCGCGCCGGTGTCCCGCGGAACGCGACGTCGAAGACACGCCCGATCTCGTCGTCGGGGATCCCGCCGCAGCCGTCGGACACCGCCAGCAGCGCCTCACCGCCTTCGATGCCGATCTGCACCGCGACCGTCCCGTCCGGCGGGGTGTGCCGCACGGCGTTGGACACCAGGTTGCGCACGATCCGCGCCAGCTCCGGGTCACTGCCGGAAACGACCGGCCAGACGTCTGCGTCCTCGACCATCCGCACGCGTTTCTGTTCCGCGAGCGGCGCTTGCGCGGCGACGGCGTCGCTCACGACGTCGCGCAGCGGCACGGCGGCCATGGTCAGTTCCAGCGCGCCCGCGGTGATCCGCGACAGCTCGAACAGGTCGCCGACCATGCCGGACAGCCGCGTGGTCTCGCCGCTGATCCGCCGCGCGTAGCCGGTGATCTCGACGGGTTCGGCGACGACGCCGTCCGCGACGGCCTCGGCCATCGCCTGGATCCCGGCGAGCGGGCTCCGCAGGTCATGGCTGATCCACGCGACCAGTTCGCGCCGTGACGCCTCGGCCGCGCGTTCCCGTTCCCGCGCCTCGCGCTCCCACACGCTGCGCCGCGCGATCATGCGCCCGAGCACGAGCGCCGCCGGCACGGTCACCAGCGCGACCAGCAGGCAGACCAGCGTCATCGTGGTCAGCGCGGGGGTGAACATGAACCCGCTGATCCCGAGCACGGCGATCAGCGTCGCGAGCACCGGGATCAGCACGAGGATCGTCATCGTCCCGGCCAGCGAACCGCGCCTGAGCAGGTACAACGCCAGCCAGCCGAGCAGCACCACCGGCACCGCGAACATCAGCGCGAACGGCAGGATGTGCCAGGCGTGCGCCAGCATCTCGCCGAGCGACTCGCCGGAGCCGATCACGGCCGCACCGGGTCGTACCGGTAGCCGACGCCCCACACGGTGGCGACGCGGACGGGTTTGGCCGGGTTCCGCTCGATCTTCTCCCGCAACCGTCTCACGTGGACGGTCACCGTGGACTGGTCGCCGAAGTCCCAGCCCCAGACCTTCTCCAGCAGATCCGCGCGGGAGAACGCCACACCGGGATGGGTGAGGAAGAACGCCAGCAGATCGAATTCCCGGCTCGTCAAGGGAAGTTCGGCGCCGCCGAGGGTCGCCTGCCGCGCGGTCATCTGCAAGGTGAGGTTCCCGTCGGTGATCCGGCGCGCCGCCGGTTCCGTCCGCGGCATCCGCGCCCGCCGTAGCACCGAAGCGACGCGCAACGCGAGTTCCTTGGGACTGAAGGGTTTCGTGACGTAATCGTCGGCACCGAGCTGGAGTCCGGCGATCCGGTTCTCCTCCTCGCCGAGCGCGGTCAGCATGACGACCGGCACCTGGCTCACCTGCCGCAGCCGACGGCACACCTCGAGCCCGTTGAGCCCCGGCATCATGACGTCGAGGACCACCAGGTCCGGGCCGGTCTCGGAGAACAGCCGCAGCCCTTCGGTGCCGTCCCCGGCGACGTCGACCTCGAAGCCCGCGACCTCCAGGTATCGCCGGACGACGTCCCGGACGGTCTCGTCGTCGTCGACCACGAGCACCCGGCCCTGCTCTGTCATACCGCCCACCTCACCAGCTCGTCAGCACCAGATGGTTCACTACCAGCGCCGTGGCCGCCGACGCGGCGAGCCACCACCGCCGTCCCGCCGACGGCAGCAGCGCCACCGCGGGCAGCAGCCACACCTCGAACGGTAGCCAGATGCGTTCGACCTCCGCCTTCGACAGGCCGGACAGGTCGGCGAAAGCGATCGTCAGCGCCGCGGCCAGCACGATCAGGGTGACCGGGTCGCGGAACGACCGTTTCGGCTCGGCCAGGAACGCCGCCCCGGTCCGCCTGGTCCCGGCGACCACGGCCGGGCCGACCGCGATCAGCACCGCCGCGATGTCCGCCCACACCCAGTAGGAGTACGGGCGCAGCGTCGCGATCCCCTGGTAGTAGCGCTCGACCACCAGGTGATAGCCGTCGAGCCACCAGAACCCGCTCAGCGCGAACGCCACGACGACCACCACGACTCCCGCCGACGCGAAGAGCAGGATCCGCCACTCGCGGGTCAGCAGGACGACGGCGAGCACGAGCACGCCCAGCAGGACGAGGCCGTATGAGAGAAAGAGCCCGAACCCGAGCAGCAGACCGCCGGGGAACGCGAGGATCCGCCGTCGCGTCGCGAGCGCCAGCAGCGCGATCCCGGTCGCCGTCACCCCCGCGAACAACCCGTCCGCCGAGACACCGATCCAGATCGCGCCAGGGGTCAGGACGGCGAACGGCAGGACCGTCCTCGCCGCGTCCTGTCTGCCCAGCGCGGAAAGCGTCACCGGTACCGCGACGACGGCCAGGCAGCCGACGAGCACGACGAGCGTCGACGCCCAGGCCCCGCCGTGCAGGCCGAGCCGGTCGAGCCAGACGAAGACCAGCGTCGCGCCCGGCGGATGCCCGGAGACGTGCGTCGTCCACGAGTCCGGCTGGTAATCCAGGATGCGCGAGGAGAACTCGCTCAGCATCTTCGGGATGTCGGTGATCCCCGGTACCTCGTGCAGGTACTCGTGTTCCGTGGTGAGCCTGCCGGTGAAGCCGCGCGTCCAGCCGTCGATCATCGCCAGCGAGAACGTCCACGCCAGCGCGGTCACGTAACCGAGCGCGAGCAGCGGCCGCCACCGCAGCCGGGCGGCGAGCAAGGGACCTTTGGTGACGACCAGGAGCGCGAGGACGACGGCGGCGACCGAACCCGGCCCGACATGCGGCAGCCACAGCCCGAACAGCGGCGGCGCGAACGCGTAGATCACCACGCCGGAACCGGGGCGGTTGTAGTAGAGGCCGACGGCGATCGCGGCGGCGACCACGAGCATCGCCAGCGCGACGGCGATCAGGTCGGCCCGGCGGCCGGTACGTGTGGTGACAGTGGACATCACCGGCACCATAACCCCGCTCCCGCCGCCAGGCGGCTTCGAGGAGCGGTCCGTCAGAACTCGGTAAGAACTTCGACGACGTCAGGATTCGGTAAGCACGGCAAGGGTTTTCGTCCGTCCATTACGGACCTAGCGTGCGATGGGTGAACGATGACCAGGTTGACGTCGTGCTTCCCTGTCTCGACGAGGCCGGTGCCCTGCCAGGGGTACTGGCGGCCCTGCCCGCACACTACCGGGCGATCGTGGTCGACAACGGTTCGAGCGACGGTTCCGCCGGGATCGCGGCCGGGCTCGGGGCGAAGGTCGTCCACGAACCCAAGCGCGGTTACGGCGCCGCGGTGCACACCGGGCTGGAGGCGGCCACGGCGGACGTCGTCTGTTTCGCCGACGCCGACGGTTCGCTGGACCTCGCCGAGCTGCCGATGCTGGTGCGCGGGCTCGCCGGCGCCGACATGGCTGTCGGGCGCCGGGTGCCGAACGGCCGGAACGTCTGGCCGTGGCACGCGAGAGCGGGCAACGCGCTGATCTCGTCCCTGTTGCGGTACAAGGGATTTCCGGTCCACGACATCGCACCGCTGCGGGCCGTCCGGCGTCAGGCGCTGCTCGATCTCGACGTCACCGACCGCGCCTTCGGTTACCCGCTCGAACTGCTGATCAAGGCGCGGCGCGCGGACTGGCAGATCGCCGAGTTCGACGTCTCCTACGGCGAGCGAGCCAAGGGCACGAAGTCGAAGGTCTCCGGCTCGCTGCGCGGAACCCTGCGCGCGGCAAGGGATTTCGGGCGGGTGCTGAGCCGATGACCTTCTGCCTGCTGATCGTCGCCAAGGCGCCCGTGCCTGGTTTCGCGAAGACGCGGCTCTGCCCGCCCGCGACCCCGGACCAGGCCGCCGGGATCGCGGCCGCTTCACTGCTCGACACCCTCGACGCCGCCGTGCGAACTCCGGGAGCACGCGTGGTCGTCGCACTGACTGGCGACCTCGGCAAAGCGAAACACCGTGAGGAGATCGCCGCCGCACTCCGGAAAACGGAGGTGATCCCCCAGCGCGGCGAAGGTTTCGACGTCCGTCTCGCCAACGCCCACGCCGACGCGTGCCGTCCTGGGGAGCCGGTGCTGCAGATCGGCATGGACACCCCGCAGGTCACCCCGGCACTCCTGGCCGAATCCGCGAACCGGACCGGAGAGTGTGCCCTCGGCCTCGCGGAAGACGGCGGCTGGTGGGCGCTCGGGCTCAGGGATCCGCTGCACGCCAAGGCCCTCGCCGGGGTCCCGATGTCCCGCGAAGACACCGGTCACCAGACTTTGCGCGCACTGGCCGACGTCGGCTTGCGCCCCGGCATCCTGCCCACACTGTCCGATGTGGACACGATGGCGGACGCGCGCCGGGTCGCGGCGCTTCAGCCGGTGAGCCGGTTCGCCCGAGCGGTGGCCGAAGTCCGGTGACCGCCTTCGACCGCGGCCTGCTCGGCCACCGCTGCTGGCTGGAACTGGCGACCGGCGAGCGCGTCGACCTGCCGGTGGACCGCTGGACGGCCATCCCTTGCGAGGGCGACGACGTCCTCCTCGACGCCTGTGACGGCCCGACCCTCGACGTCGGCTGCGGTCCCGGCAGGCTCACCGCCGCGCTGTCCGAACGCGGTGTCGCCTCGCTCGGCGTCGACATCTCGGCCACCGCCGTGCGGCTCACGCACGCGCGGGGCGCCGCCGCGCTCCGCCGCGACGTCTTCGACCGGCTTCCCGGCGAAGGACGGTGGCGGCATGTCTTGCTCGCCGACGGGAACATCGGCATCGGCGGTGACCCGCTCCGGCTACTGACGCGGATGGCGGAACTGATCGGCGACGGCGGCACGGTGCTCGTCGAACTCGACCCGCCCGGTTGCGGTGTCCGCCAGGACCAAGTCCGGCTGGGGCCTGGCGGCGACAGCTGGTTCACCTGGGCCTGGGTCGGCGTCGAAGCGATCGCCGGGCTCGCCGCCCGCACCGCGTTCCGGGTCGCCTGGGAAACCCGCCGCGGCCACCGCTGGTTCGCCTGCCTGGAGAGAGCATGAACGCGACCTCGGAGCGGGTGACGTCCCAGATCGGGCTCGCCCTCGCCGTCACCTTCACCCTGTGCTTCGTCACCGGCCTGATCAGCCATTTCATCCAGCATCCGCCGTCGTGGTTCGGCTGGCCGAGCCGCCCGGTCTGGCTGTACCGGGTCACCCAGGGCACGCACGTGATCTCCGGGATCGCGTCGATTCCCTTGCTGCTGGCCAAACTCTGGAGCGTCTATCCGAAACTGTTCGAGCGCCCGGTGATCCGTTCCCTGCCGCACGCACTGGAGCGCCTGTCGATCCTGGTGCTGTCCGCGGCCGTGTTCTTCGAACTCACCACCGGCCTGTTCAACGTCGCGCAGAACTATCCGTGGACGTTCTACTTCCCGCAACTGCACTACGCCCTCGCATGGGTGGCGATCGGCTCGATCCTGGTGCACATCGCGGTGAAACTCCCGATCGTCCGCCGCTCGGTCACCCTGGCGCCCGAGCCCTCGCGGCGTGCCTTCCTCCGCACGACGTGGCTGGCCGCGGGAGTCGCCGTCGTGGCGACGGCAGGGGCGACCGTTCCGGTGCTGCGCCCCGTTTCCGGGCTGTCCTGGCGGAGCGGCAAAGGTCCGCAGGGCCTGCCGGTGAACCGGACCGCCGCGGCGGCCGGTGTCCTGGACATGGCGAAAGACCCCGACTGGCGGCTGTCCGTGGTGACCCCGAAGGGCACGAAGACCTACTCGCTGGACGAACTCCGCGCGCTCCCCAGGACTTCGGCCGAACTGCCGATCGCCTGTGTGGAGGGCTGGAGTCAATCCGCGCGGTGGAGCGGCGTCTCACTGCCGGAGCTGTTGCGGCACGCCGGAAGCGCGCCGGGGACCCCGGTCCGCGTGTTCTCGCTGGAGAAGGCCGGGCCCTACGGGATCAGCGACCTGCCCGCCGAGCACACCGCGGACGACCTCACCCTGCTGGCGCTGGAACTCAACGGGGAAGTGCTCGACGCCGACCACGGCTTCCCCTGCCGGATCATCGCCCCGAACCGGCCCGGCGTACTGCAGACGAAATGGGTCACCCGATTGGAGACGCGGTGAAAACGCTACGGCTGCTGCTGTTCCTGCCCGGTCTCGGCGCGCTCGCCTGGGGCGCGGTGCTCTTCGCCGAATACGCCTTTCCGCTGCGCCCGGACGTCTTCGGGACCCTCGGCTGGCTCGCCGGCGGCCCGCTGGCACACGACCTGCTGCTCGCGCCGCTGGTCGGCGCCGCAGGGTTCGCCCTGAGCAGGTTCCTCCCGGAACGCTGGCAGACACCGGTCAAAACGGGCGCTGTCCTCACCGGTGTGCTGACGCTGCTCGCGTTCCCGTTGCTGTGGCGGCCGTTCGGCGGCGCGGAGAACCCCGGTCTGCATGACGCTGACACCGTCACCGGCCTGCTCGTCACCCTCGCGGTCGTCTGGCTCGGCGTTCTCGTGTTCGCGCTCCTCCCCCGAAAAGCGCGGTAAAAAGGGGCCGTGAGTGGCGATTCGGCTCACCCCGCGCGCCCGCGTGCCGACTTCGGGTGTCGCGAAAGCCACTTTCGCGACATCTGATGCCCTGAAAGTGGCTTTCGCGACGTGCTTGCGCATCCGCTAGCACCCTGCCCGCGCGCGGGGCTGCGAGAGCTTTGCG
This window encodes:
- a CDS encoding MogA/MoaB family molybdenum cofactor biosynthesis protein, translated to MERSAQRLGRALVVIVDDRVAHGEHEDNTGPLVTELLEEAGFIVDGVVVVEAETAAIRNALNTAVIGGADLVITVGGTGVSPRDRTPDATAGVLDRPIPGIGEALRASGLAAGAVDAGISRGLVGVSGSTLVVNLAGSRAAVRDGMATLSSLVPYVIDELSGLEEA
- a CDS encoding NAD-dependent epimerase/dehydratase family protein produces the protein MRTLVTGGAGFIGSHIADLLSDQGHEVVVLDNLLRTAHGSPRPPGYTGRHRFLRGDVTDAELVAELLDGVDAVCHQAAVVGHGVDPSDAPSYALNNDYGTAVLLAAMHRARVRKLVLASSMVVYGEGRYECPIHGLVPPSPRKQSDVDAGCFEPTCPACGAELDWRLVPEGAPLQPRSTYAATKLAQEHLAAAWARQTGGTVWAMRYHNVYGPRMPQNTPYAGVASLFRSSLLRGEAPTVLEDGRQQRDFVHVHDVARANVLALTTDGPEGDLTPLNICSGQPHSVGELAVELAKACDGPAPRITGGARPADVRHVVADPARAERLLGFTARTGFAEGIAGFATAELREPVAS
- a CDS encoding MBL fold metallo-hydrolase, which translates into the protein MGITVGDIEIEALGDGLIRLPLAFFPGLDPEAHPDVFDEDGTVHVPTGAYLIRGNGRTILVDTGLGPREFAFPKGMTPAKGDPTPPMGTGGDLAAALDKAGCPIDEIDTVFLTHLHNDHIGWIAPEGDLTFPGAQVVFGQLDWEALIEPAGTGDWPRVGMETARGAGLTEAISGDDVEIAPGIVARHAPGHTPGHYVLDITADDERLLLLGDVLHMPAQLTDTRVGFLGDIDPDLALRTRLRFLAEAEETGAIIAPAHFPDMGFLRL
- a CDS encoding serine hydrolase domain-containing protein — encoded protein: MTTSASTAKKMFRRAGVTALAAALLAGVALPGVAAADGQDRPDLRAMVQEIAASGFAGAQLRVHDRRGEWTGSAGVRELGSAAKPPTNGRFRIGSNTKTFVSTVVLQLVGEGRLGLDSPVTGYLPEFGLDPRITVRMLLQHTSGIADYTGSIPLGGQEFLDNRFHTYRPEELVRFGLALPPLFAPGTDWSYTNINYVLAGLLIKKVTGRSYGEEIDRRILKPLKLWETEAPGTRPGISGPHAHGYYRYEVAGQWKTVDITRQNPSWASSAGDLISTTEDLHTFFSALLGGKLLPAPLLAEMRKPHPKGAYGLGLYVQETSCGTVLKGMGGFHGYGTLMASTPDGSRTYELSMTYGDSDADLGKAYYAADGMLTDKVLCGK
- a CDS encoding sensor histidine kinase translates to MIGSGESLGEMLAHAWHILPFALMFAVPVVLLGWLALYLLRRGSLAGTMTILVLIPVLATLIAVLGISGFMFTPALTTMTLVCLLVALVTVPAALVLGRMIARRSVWEREARERERAAEASRRELVAWISHDLRSPLAGIQAMAEAVADGVVAEPVEITGYARRISGETTRLSGMVGDLFELSRITAGALELTMAAVPLRDVVSDAVAAQAPLAEQKRVRMVEDADVWPVVSGSDPELARIVRNLVSNAVRHTPPDGTVAVQIGIEGGEALLAVSDGCGGIPDDEIGRVFDVAFRGTPARTPERGGLASGGGLGLAIAKGLVEAHRGRIGVRNHGPGCRFEVRLPLAMP
- a CDS encoding response regulator transcription factor; its protein translation is MTEQGRVLVVDDDETVRDVVRRYLEVAGFEVDVAGDGTEGLRLFSETGPDLVVLDVMMPGLNGLEVCRRLRQVSQVPVVMLTALGEEENRIAGLQLGADDYVTKPFSPKELALRVASVLRRARMPRTEPAARRITDGNLTLQMTARQATLGGAELPLTSREFDLLAFFLTHPGVAFSRADLLEKVWGWDFGDQSTVTVHVRRLREKIERNPAKPVRVATVWGVGYRYDPVRP
- a CDS encoding glycosyltransferase family 2 protein, with the translated sequence MNDDQVDVVLPCLDEAGALPGVLAALPAHYRAIVVDNGSSDGSAGIAAGLGAKVVHEPKRGYGAAVHTGLEAATADVVCFADADGSLDLAELPMLVRGLAGADMAVGRRVPNGRNVWPWHARAGNALISSLLRYKGFPVHDIAPLRAVRRQALLDLDVTDRAFGYPLELLIKARRADWQIAEFDVSYGERAKGTKSKVSGSLRGTLRAARDFGRVLSR
- a CDS encoding TIGR04282 family arsenosugar biosynthesis glycosyltransferase, with the protein product MTFCLLIVAKAPVPGFAKTRLCPPATPDQAAGIAAASLLDTLDAAVRTPGARVVVALTGDLGKAKHREEIAAALRKTEVIPQRGEGFDVRLANAHADACRPGEPVLQIGMDTPQVTPALLAESANRTGECALGLAEDGGWWALGLRDPLHAKALAGVPMSREDTGHQTLRALADVGLRPGILPTLSDVDTMADARRVAALQPVSRFARAVAEVR
- a CDS encoding class I SAM-dependent methyltransferase, with the protein product MTAFDRGLLGHRCWLELATGERVDLPVDRWTAIPCEGDDVLLDACDGPTLDVGCGPGRLTAALSERGVASLGVDISATAVRLTHARGAAALRRDVFDRLPGEGRWRHVLLADGNIGIGGDPLRLLTRMAELIGDGGTVLVELDPPGCGVRQDQVRLGPGGDSWFTWAWVGVEAIAGLAARTAFRVAWETRRGHRWFACLERA
- a CDS encoding molybdopterin-dependent oxidoreductase; amino-acid sequence: MNATSERVTSQIGLALAVTFTLCFVTGLISHFIQHPPSWFGWPSRPVWLYRVTQGTHVISGIASIPLLLAKLWSVYPKLFERPVIRSLPHALERLSILVLSAAVFFELTTGLFNVAQNYPWTFYFPQLHYALAWVAIGSILVHIAVKLPIVRRSVTLAPEPSRRAFLRTTWLAAGVAVVATAGATVPVLRPVSGLSWRSGKGPQGLPVNRTAAAAGVLDMAKDPDWRLSVVTPKGTKTYSLDELRALPRTSAELPIACVEGWSQSARWSGVSLPELLRHAGSAPGTPVRVFSLEKAGPYGISDLPAEHTADDLTLLALELNGEVLDADHGFPCRIIAPNRPGVLQTKWVTRLETR